The following proteins are encoded in a genomic region of Rattus rattus isolate New Zealand chromosome 2, Rrattus_CSIRO_v1, whole genome shotgun sequence:
- the LOC116893704 gene encoding LOW QUALITY PROTEIN: olfactory receptor 5B12-like (The sequence of the model RefSeq protein was modified relative to this genomic sequence to represent the inferred CDS: inserted 1 base in 1 codon) — translation MILMENTSEVTDFILAGLTDAPALQIPLFIIFTLIYFIALFGNLRMIMMILLDXRLHTPMYFFLCNLSLVDCVYASAITPKVMEGFLTGNKIISFNACAAQMFFFVAFGASESLILASMAYDRHAAVCKPLHYTTIMTSTTCILSVTCCYVCGILQSSIHVALAFRLSFCHSNMINHFFCDILPLLTISCSETHTNEIILLILATLDLVFTLLVILNTYLLIFVAILRMRSAEAQRKAFSTCASHLITVSIFFGSLIFMYLQPRSSHSMDTDKIASVFYTMIIPMLNPVVYSLRNNEVKNAFKKIVGKLLSSLCSFD, via the exons ATGATTTTGATGGAGAATACATCAGAGGTTACTGATTTTATTCTTGCGGGGTTAACAGATGCACCAGCACTTCAGATccctttgtttattatttttactctCATTTATTTCATTGCACTATTTGGGAATCTTAGGATGATCATGATGATTCTGCTGG TCCGACTTCACactcccatgtactttttcctctgtAATCTCTCCCTGGTGGACTGTGTTTATGCTTCAGCAATCACTCCCAAGGTGATGGAAGGGTTTCTTACAGGAAATAAGATCATATCCTTCAATGCATGTGCTGCCCAAATGTTCTTCTTTGTAGCCTTTGGGGCTAGTGAAAGTTTAATCCTTGCCTCAATGGCTTATGACCGTCATGCAGCAGTGTGTAAACCCCTACACTACACTACCATCATGACAAGTACCACTTGTATCCTAAGTGTCACCTGCTGCTACGTGTGTGGAATCTTGCAATCCTCTATCCATGTTGCTCTTGCATTTCGTCTTTCCTTCTGTCATTCCAATATGATTAATCACTTTTTCTGTGACATTCTCCCACTGCTGACTATTTCTTGTTCTGAAACTCACACAAATGAGATTATACTCCTTATCTTGGCTACATTAGATCTTGTTTTCACTCTCTTGGTTATTTTAAATACTTACCTGCTTATTTTCGTTGCTATCCTGAGGATGCGTTCAGCTGAAGCACAGAGAAAGGCCTTCTCTACATGTGCATCCCATCTCATCACTGTGTCCATCTTCTTTGGTTCCCTTATATTCATGTACTTACAGCCCAGATCTAGTCACTCCATGGACACAGACAAAATTGCTTCAGTGTTTTATACCATGATCATCCCTATGCTGAACCCTGTggtctacagcctgaggaacaacGAGGTCAAAAATGCATTTAAGAAGATTGTTGGAAAATTACTATCTTCACTTTGTTCATTTGAttaa